A part of Vulcanisaeta moutnovskia 768-28 genomic DNA contains:
- the pdxA gene encoding 4-hydroxythreonine-4-phosphate dehydrogenase PdxA, which produces MRPKIGITLGDPAGIGYEITAKALSKLKDKSNADFILVGNKNQFLKVLKILNLEPTDILRSIDFIEIPGQDIEFGKVQREAGRISLESVKLGVELAMKNEIDALVTAPINKEAWKLAGSKHIDHTTLLQDLTNSSKSITIFEVKKLRIYFLTRHIPFSKIVSEVTKDKIIRGIFEADLSLKLLGVNNGKIAVAALNPHAGEDGLLGREEIDEIKPAIEEARTKYDIEVYGPFPADSVFYMAARGNYDIVISLYHDQGHIAAKMYDFRRTVSLTLGLPFLRTSVDHGTAFDIAGKGIADETSMVEAIKKAVKYAVKYKENYSRYYKDTNGNI; this is translated from the coding sequence GTGAGGCCCAAGATAGGTATAACCTTAGGAGACCCAGCTGGAATTGGGTATGAGATTACTGCCAAGGCACTAAGTAAATTAAAGGATAAAAGTAATGCGGATTTCATCCTAGTTGGGAATAAGAATCAATTTCTAAAGGTACTAAAAATACTTAATTTAGAGCCAACTGATATATTAAGAAGTATTGATTTTATTGAAATTCCTGGTCAAGATATAGAGTTTGGTAAAGTGCAAAGGGAAGCCGGCAGGATATCTCTTGAGAGTGTTAAATTAGGAGTTGAACTAGCAATGAAGAATGAAATTGACGCATTGGTAACCGCACCAATAAATAAAGAAGCTTGGAAATTAGCTGGCTCTAAACATATTGATCATACTACGTTACTTCAGGATTTAACAAACTCCAGTAAATCCATAACGATTTTTGAAGTTAAAAAGTTAAGGATATACTTCCTAACTAGGCATATACCATTTAGTAAAATAGTTTCTGAAGTTACTAAAGATAAAATAATAAGGGGAATATTCGAAGCCGATTTATCACTTAAGTTATTAGGCGTTAATAACGGTAAGATCGCAGTTGCCGCCTTAAATCCCCATGCTGGTGAGGATGGATTACTAGGTCGTGAGGAAATTGATGAAATAAAACCTGCAATTGAGGAGGCTAGGACAAAGTACGATATTGAGGTTTACGGGCCGTTTCCAGCCGATTCTGTATTTTATATGGCTGCCAGGGGTAATTATGATATTGTGATTTCACTATACCATGATCAAGGACATATAGCTGCTAAAATGTATGATTTCAGGAGAACCGTGAGCTTAACACTTGGGTTGCCGTTCTTAAGAACATCAGTTGATCATGGAACAGCATTTGATATAGCCGGTAAAGGGATTGCTGATGAAACAAGTATGGTGGAGGCTATTAAAAAAGCTGTTAAATACGCAGTTAAGTATAAGGAGAATTATTCACGATATTATAAGGATACTAATGGTAATATTTAA
- a CDS encoding four-carbon acid sugar kinase family protein: protein MLEVYMDLKFIVISDDLTGANGISGFMSRFCNSIVINYDNSFINDVASLPYNCVVVNTKSRMIDGVSAKNCVNYVLGLFNNGRYRFGKRIDSALRGNIEDEILPFIERGFIIVITDTIPEYGRYTTNGFTVINNSRDSILTRFSRVTPIIINDINKLIDIKNTTGKVFIIDSRSHDDLRKIANFITRNQNIVPVDPLYLIAYTAQQHAALIHQEQSRLIMNKVTRRIAFVIGSTQEMTIKQINYAKSHGFYVIGLYDLIKTNYAVDNDWIIIYFDYMRDRGLLTQELVKYLMNFDAIVLSGGETANFIFELSGGLFIESIADIMPLIGVGIIKGGILDGKLIVTKGGFIGKEDTYVIIRDFLLGLSAKNKNR, encoded by the coding sequence ATGCTTGAGGTTTATATGGATCTGAAGTTCATTGTGATTTCAGATGATTTAACTGGCGCAAATGGTATTTCTGGCTTCATGTCTCGTTTCTGTAATTCTATTGTTATTAATTATGATAATAGCTTTATCAATGATGTAGCTTCTTTACCATATAATTGCGTAGTTGTAAATACTAAGAGTAGAATGATAGACGGCGTAAGTGCAAAGAACTGTGTAAATTATGTACTAGGGTTATTTAATAATGGCAGGTATAGATTTGGTAAGAGAATTGACAGTGCATTAAGGGGGAATATTGAGGATGAAATTCTACCCTTCATTGAAAGAGGATTTATTATTGTAATCACCGATACGATACCTGAATATGGTAGATATACAACTAATGGCTTTACGGTAATAAATAATTCAAGGGATAGCATACTTACTAGATTCAGTCGTGTTACTCCAATCATAATAAATGACATTAACAAACTGATTGATATAAAGAATACTACTGGTAAGGTATTTATAATCGACTCAAGGTCTCATGATGACTTAAGGAAGATAGCTAATTTTATTACAAGAAATCAAAATATAGTACCTGTGGATCCATTATATTTAATTGCCTATACCGCTCAGCAGCATGCTGCATTAATTCACCAGGAACAGTCACGCCTAATAATGAATAAAGTCACTAGGAGAATAGCTTTTGTTATTGGTAGTACGCAGGAAATGACAATTAAGCAAATAAATTATGCTAAGAGTCATGGTTTTTATGTAATTGGACTTTATGATTTAATCAAAACAAATTATGCTGTTGATAATGATTGGATTATCATTTACTTTGATTACATGAGAGATAGAGGGTTACTAACGCAGGAATTGGTAAAGTATTTAATGAATTTTGATGCGATAGTTCTGAGTGGTGGGGAAACCGCAAATTTCATTTTTGAATTATCTGGCGGTTTGTTTATTGAAAGTATTGCCGATATTATGCCATTAATTGGTGTCGGTATTATAAAAGGAGGCATATTAGATGGTAAGTTGATTGTAACTAAGGGAGGGTTCATTGGAAAGGAGGATACCTACGTAATAATTAGGGATTTCCTACTAGGTTTAAGTGCGAAAAATAAAAATAGATGA
- a CDS encoding FAD-binding oxidoreductase — MVSMVQRQGDVIKELEAVFKDRLFTEPHILSLYSHDASSEVGVKPMAVIQPVSVDEVVKIVKLAIDYGFKIIPVGSSTSLSGNATPKLENTVIVSLERMNSIIEISDIDWYARVQPGIKDDELNLELMSYGLQWPVDPASSKTATVGGVISNGGGGMRGAKYGPASHWILGLEAVIGTGDVIRIGCRTVKCREGYNLVQTFIGSEGTLGIITEATLRLAPLPESFVGLMARFRDAESLVNAVIRVKRDKLWPMVTEFIDYMIAQVLGLEPMYYLWIGIDTYSGSEQQILSKLNNDVSLSGGEIIDKAFTWQEFSKILEPRRMLYSATLKAAFNDYGTDAFVAFEDIAVPTSKLPEAVREIQTLGQKYNVKMVIGGHIGDGNLHPTVWARRSDKDEMERIMKFFEDVGKLAIRLNGTVSAEHGIGVQKKGLLREAISSRNDGNSDYVINLMKNIKRVFDPYGIFNPGKIFD; from the coding sequence ATGGTTAGTATGGTCCAGAGACAGGGTGATGTGATTAAGGAGCTTGAGGCAGTGTTTAAGGATAGGTTATTCACGGAACCACATATATTGTCTTTGTATAGTCATGATGCATCCTCGGAGGTCGGTGTTAAACCAATGGCTGTTATTCAACCGGTGAGCGTTGATGAGGTTGTTAAGATAGTTAAGTTAGCCATTGATTATGGTTTTAAAATAATACCGGTTGGCTCATCAACAAGTCTATCTGGTAACGCAACACCTAAGCTTGAGAATACGGTAATAGTCTCCCTAGAGAGAATGAACTCAATAATTGAGATTTCTGACATTGATTGGTACGCTAGGGTCCAGCCTGGAATTAAAGATGATGAACTAAACCTGGAGTTAATGAGCTACGGCCTTCAGTGGCCTGTGGATCCTGCATCATCAAAAACCGCGACAGTCGGCGGTGTAATTAGTAATGGTGGTGGCGGAATGAGAGGCGCTAAGTATGGCCCGGCTTCACATTGGATTCTTGGTCTTGAGGCTGTTATCGGTACTGGTGATGTTATTAGGATTGGCTGTAGGACTGTTAAGTGCCGTGAGGGGTACAACCTAGTCCAAACTTTCATTGGTTCTGAAGGTACGTTGGGAATAATCACAGAGGCAACGTTAAGGTTGGCACCATTACCTGAATCCTTTGTAGGGTTAATGGCAAGGTTCAGGGATGCCGAATCACTAGTTAATGCTGTGATTAGGGTTAAGAGAGATAAATTATGGCCCATGGTAACTGAGTTCATTGATTATATGATTGCACAAGTACTCGGTCTTGAACCTATGTATTACCTATGGATTGGTATTGACACCTACAGTGGTAGTGAACAGCAAATACTTTCTAAGCTTAATAATGACGTATCACTAAGTGGTGGTGAGATTATTGATAAGGCATTCACGTGGCAGGAATTCTCGAAGATCTTGGAACCAAGAAGAATGCTTTACTCAGCAACGTTAAAGGCCGCATTTAATGATTATGGCACAGACGCCTTCGTAGCCTTCGAGGATATTGCAGTACCAACAAGCAAGTTACCAGAAGCAGTTAGGGAGATACAGACCCTTGGCCAGAAGTATAATGTTAAGATGGTCATTGGTGGGCACATTGGTGATGGGAATTTACACCCAACTGTTTGGGCTAGGCGTTCTGATAAGGATGAAATGGAGAGGATTATGAAGTTCTTTGAGGATGTTGGTAAACTGGCTATAAGGCTTAATGGTACGGTAAGCGCTGAGCATGGGATTGGAGTACAGAAGAAGGGATTATTACGGGAGGCAATTAGTAGTAGGAATGATGGTAATAGCGACTATGTAATAAACTTAATGAAGAACATTAAGAGGGTATTTGACCCATATGGCATATTTAACCCAGGTAAGATATTTGATTAG
- a CDS encoding AbrB family transcriptional regulator, translating to MIDVVVRVTVRRKLERFNVTTLPFTVRLYINNQVLLPASLVRALGITHIRFADVDLEYKGFVIELKGVRLLRTRHTDSRQFTIPRGVRELYGIGPGDTIKVLSIRPSVINQ from the coding sequence GTGATAGACGTGGTTGTTAGGGTGACTGTACGTAGGAAGTTGGAGAGGTTTAATGTGACCACACTGCCCTTCACGGTTAGGTTGTACATAAATAACCAGGTGTTATTACCAGCAAGCTTAGTTAGGGCTTTGGGTATAACCCACATAAGGTTCGCTGATGTTGACCTTGAGTATAAGGGCTTTGTAATCGAGCTGAAGGGTGTTAGGTTGCTGAGGACTAGGCATACTGACTCGAGACAATTCACAATACCCAGGGGTGTTAGGGAATTGTATGGTATTGGACCTGGCGATACCATTAAGGTACTATCCATAAGACCATCCGTTATTAACCAATGA
- the menA gene encoding 1,4-dihydroxy-2-naphthoate octaprenyltransferase, translating into MIGKVLSYLQAWTVIVRAWSMPMTIASISLGAAYAYYLGYRINIVFFILALIGALLLHMSVNVINDYYDTLYGVDAPDVLKYRPHAIFMGIVNTRSMLNIGLILLITGSLIGIYLSIVVSPLILILGITGIFLVYEYTGPPLKLKYRALGELSVFLAWGPLMTLGSIVASTGLINYAVAIVSVPVALLVVATLYANNVRDIERDRGRGAYTLAIRLGSNAKWFYVTLLASAYATQSVLILLRLLPIYTLITIALIPLTIKMIRNATNGVFEHLDETTSLYSLAYTILLVIGLLIRF; encoded by the coding sequence ATGATTGGTAAGGTTTTGAGTTATTTGCAGGCATGGACTGTCATTGTTAGGGCCTGGTCAATGCCTATGACCATAGCCTCAATCTCACTTGGTGCGGCGTATGCCTATTACCTCGGTTACAGAATTAACATTGTATTCTTTATCCTGGCATTAATTGGTGCATTACTGCTTCATATGAGCGTTAATGTGATTAATGATTACTACGACACATTGTATGGAGTAGATGCACCTGATGTACTTAAGTACAGGCCTCATGCAATATTCATGGGTATTGTAAACACTAGGTCAATGCTCAACATAGGCCTTATATTACTAATAACAGGTTCATTAATAGGGATTTACCTATCCATTGTGGTAAGTCCATTAATACTAATACTCGGTATCACCGGCATATTCCTGGTCTATGAATACACGGGACCACCACTGAAACTCAAGTATAGGGCCCTTGGTGAATTATCGGTGTTTCTGGCATGGGGTCCATTAATGACGTTAGGATCCATAGTTGCTTCAACCGGCCTTATTAATTACGCGGTTGCTATAGTATCGGTGCCCGTGGCTCTCCTTGTGGTTGCCACATTGTATGCAAATAATGTTAGAGATATTGAGAGGGATAGAGGTAGGGGTGCGTATACACTAGCCATTAGACTTGGTAGTAATGCTAAGTGGTTTTACGTGACATTGTTAGCAAGTGCCTATGCAACCCAGTCAGTGCTAATATTACTTAGGTTATTACCCATTTATACATTAATAACCATTGCATTGATCCCATTAACAATTAAGATGATTAGGAATGCTACTAATGGGGTTTTTGAGCACCTTGATGAGACCACGTCACTATACTCCCTGGCATATACAATACTACTAGTCATAGGATTACTAATTAGGTTTTGA
- a CDS encoding (Fe-S)-binding protein yields MMSIKEVYEEVRKCQFCGFCEFPCPTFNTLRSRAYGPRGRINLIKTLIENGFGQGKDVGLGGDVINPIMTCLHCAACDTQCPAGIRIADAIHSFKAIILETMLK; encoded by the coding sequence ATGATGAGTATTAAGGAAGTTTATGAGGAGGTTAGGAAGTGCCAATTCTGTGGGTTCTGTGAGTTCCCATGCCCAACATTCAACACCCTACGCAGTAGGGCTTATGGACCCAGGGGTAGGATTAACCTAATTAAGACGCTAATCGAGAATGGTTTTGGGCAAGGTAAGGACGTGGGGCTTGGTGGTGACGTTATTAATCCAATAATGACCTGCCTACACTGTGCCGCCTGCGATACTCAGTGTCCAGCGGGTATTAGGATTGCCGATGCTATACATAGTTTTAAGGCAATTATCTTAGAAACAATGCTTAAGTAG
- a CDS encoding (Fe-S)-binding protein: MFVSLDWFKSLRDVIVTSLRDSWLPFPVDKSICNKWREGLAFDSDSGTVLYTSCLYQLAPVIERAVTELERFGVTKGGVLARFAAVGTKVFGKALLRPSDEELNRANVIVKNIYNTLRALGIKFRVLDNEPYSGALLYELGFVNDFADYAKSVYKIFRDNNVNEVITIDPHTQHTLEKLYPKYVPEFNIKIRSYLDYLDPGRVRVKLGEFAIHDSCLYARYLNKYDLIRGLFRGKADVKEDPVITGRDTSHCCGGPIESTYPEIAGKVASNRVKELARLSRNVIVQCPICYVNLRRGVKLSGVEVNLYDIAEAIEVSG, translated from the coding sequence ATGTTCGTGTCTCTTGACTGGTTTAAGTCCTTAAGGGATGTCATTGTGACCAGTCTTAGGGATTCCTGGCTTCCATTTCCCGTTGATAAGTCAATATGTAACAAGTGGAGAGAGGGTCTGGCCTTTGATAGTGATAGTGGCACTGTACTGTATACCTCGTGTCTTTACCAATTAGCTCCTGTTATTGAAAGAGCTGTTACTGAACTTGAGAGATTTGGCGTCACTAAGGGCGGCGTATTAGCTAGATTTGCAGCTGTTGGTACCAAGGTTTTTGGTAAGGCATTACTTAGGCCCAGTGACGAGGAGCTTAATAGGGCTAATGTAATCGTTAAGAACATATACAACACGCTTAGGGCCTTGGGCATCAAATTTAGGGTCCTCGATAACGAGCCTTACAGTGGCGCCCTGCTCTATGAGTTAGGTTTCGTAAATGATTTTGCCGATTACGCCAAAAGTGTTTACAAGATTTTTAGGGATAATAATGTGAATGAGGTAATAACCATAGATCCACATACCCAGCATACTCTCGAGAAGCTCTATCCAAAGTACGTACCTGAATTCAACATTAAAATTAGGAGTTACTTAGATTACCTAGACCCAGGTCGAGTCCGCGTTAAACTTGGTGAGTTCGCAATACATGATTCATGCCTATACGCAAGGTACCTAAATAAGTATGACTTAATTAGGGGTTTATTTAGGGGTAAGGCTGATGTTAAGGAGGACCCAGTAATAACGGGTAGAGATACCTCGCACTGCTGTGGCGGACCCATTGAGTCTACATACCCAGAGATAGCGGGTAAGGTGGCTAGCAATAGGGTTAAGGAGTTGGCTAGGCTCTCCCGTAACGTAATTGTTCAATGCCCAATATGTTACGTAAACCTAAGGAGAGGCGTCAAACTCAGCGGCGTTGAGGTTAATCTTTACGACATTGCCGAAGCTATTGAGGTGAGTGGTTAA
- a CDS encoding SDR family NAD(P)-dependent oxidoreductase, giving the protein MGKYSNVDEMRDLFSIRGLVAVVTGAASGIGQGIAFAWAANGGKLVISDINEDGLKETEREIRSVTNDVVSVAADVTKLDDVKRLVNESMKAFGNIDALYIVPGINVRKSILSYTYDEFERVLRVNLWGTYYLLKEFGNVMVKNPRGGSIVLMSSIRHLVVEPGQSVYAATKAAMVQLARTAAAEWAKYNVRVNVIAPGVVETELTQQIKKDTAWYEAYRTKPALKRWATVREIAGPAIFLATPAASYITGTVIYVDGGWTAIDGRYEPNIP; this is encoded by the coding sequence ATGGGTAAATATTCTAATGTCGATGAGATGAGGGATTTATTTTCTATTAGGGGTTTGGTTGCTGTGGTTACTGGTGCTGCTTCGGGTATTGGTCAGGGTATTGCCTTTGCGTGGGCTGCCAATGGCGGTAAGCTTGTTATCAGTGATATTAATGAGGATGGACTTAAGGAGACTGAGAGGGAGATTAGGAGCGTTACCAATGATGTTGTTAGTGTTGCTGCTGACGTTACGAAGCTTGATGACGTTAAGAGGCTAGTTAATGAGTCAATGAAGGCCTTTGGTAATATTGATGCGCTTTATATAGTTCCTGGTATCAATGTTAGAAAGTCAATACTTAGTTATACTTATGATGAGTTTGAGCGAGTTCTTAGGGTTAATCTATGGGGTACGTATTACCTACTTAAGGAGTTTGGTAATGTCATGGTTAAGAATCCGAGAGGTGGTTCAATAGTGTTAATGTCATCAATTAGGCACTTGGTTGTTGAGCCTGGTCAATCAGTCTATGCAGCCACTAAGGCTGCAATGGTACAATTAGCTAGGACAGCCGCTGCAGAGTGGGCTAAGTATAATGTTAGGGTTAATGTTATTGCACCTGGCGTAGTTGAGACAGAATTAACGCAACAAATTAAGAAGGATACGGCATGGTATGAGGCATATAGAACTAAGCCTGCTCTAAAGAGGTGGGCAACAGTTAGGGAGATAGCTGGTCCAGCAATATTTCTGGCGACGCCAGCAGCGTCTTACATAACGGGTACCGTGATTTACGTTGATGGTGGATGGACAGCAATAGATGGAAGGTACGAACCAAACATACCATGA